Sequence from the Phragmites australis chromosome 6, lpPhrAust1.1, whole genome shotgun sequence genome:
TGGCGAGGAGTGGAAGCGGAGCCGCGAAGGGAAGAATGCTAAGGGCATCTCCCACGGTTTACTTCGTGAGTCATGTTCCCTGCCCGAATAATTTTCGTGCCTTTAATACTCTAATAATTTTCTTTCTGTTTGTGATTctgtttaaaataaaattattaaaaataagaagaattaaaatataaaatgaagaaaatatgtctgaagattttttataaaaatctaaaattagataatatacgtgACCGTAGttactgaaatagataatatatcgtcgtatttataattttaatattcGTATTCGATATtttatttaccgaaaattaattttcagtaCACTGTATTCCTGCTATATTCGGCATTCGGCACACGTATGAACAGTAACATCGGGGTGTTTGAATTTCGTTTTCTCTGTTCTTCAAAACGGTGACcttctgttactctaaaaaaatttaaaactttttttacgtgtttcataatccatgtgcaactcattttaattaaatttaccgaaaaatattttatatattttaaactaaaattcttaaaaaaactacttttatactTATAACAATGGTTATAACaatggttagtgtctcaaataaatttccaaaaattaaaaaaaaatcactaatattcttcttatgtgatgaattaatttctaaaattattttaagtcataagttatatgataaaaaataagtttctttataatactttatttatataataaataataaaaatatatataaatgtagcatggagaagaaacttacTTTTTCATCCTGTAAATATGAcgacatattatctatttcagtaaatacagtcacgtatattatctaattttgaatttttgacatATTTTTAGCAGGGACAcgctccgccgtcgccgacgtgAGATTACAAACAGCCTCTAACTGCCACGTAGGCCGGGGTCAAAGGCATGGAGGCCAGTGGCAGTGACAAGAGCAAGTGGGGATCGTTCGTTCGTTCGTGTAGTGACGTGGCGTGTCTCGATCGGACGGCTGGCGTCGACTCAACGCGAATGCCCTTTTTTCTCTCTGGTTTCTCTGACGCGGGATTTTTCTTACAGGAGCTGCCGCCGCCAGTGACCACCTCGCCGCGTGAATCGTATGGAGTCGCCGGCAATGGCGGCTTCCTCCACGTTCGAGCCGTCCCCGGACATGGAGCGGTTCCTCTGCGAACGGCTGCTGGACGCGAAGCAGCCCATCGCCGAGCGCTTCCGGGCGCTCTTCTCCCTTCGCAACCTTCGCGGGGACGCCCCACGCTGTGCCCTCCTCCAAGGTCTTGTCCCATCGACTCATCTCCCTTTTATCACTGTTTAATCTTCGAAGCTTGTGAAGGCTCTAGTAGCTCTGCTTGTGGATTGGTCTCCGCGACTAATACAACAAATTATTAGCCCTAAGTGCTTTCGTGAACTGACTGAGAAGATCCTGTGGATAGTGTGCTGTAGTTCACTAATTAGCTGCCTTGCTGGTAACCTGGTAGTAGTAGTAGTCTAAGGTATAGCTCCGATGTAGCTCCAAGTTATAGTTGCCTCGTTGCAAATCAATGACCCTCAGTCCCAGTGTCTACTAGTGCTGAGGTGTTGATCCTAGAAAGATTTAGTCTTTTGGTAGGTTCTTCGCTACTCATTGAATAGATCGCAAGAGGCTGTATTAGTTAAATGTACACTAACACTGGTTTTCATATGGATCATCCATCATGACTAGTTGAGAAGTCTTGGCAGCTTTCACCTTTTCCATTTAATTTATGATGGTGTGTGACTAGTAATGTTGGATAATAGTAGTTATCGTTTGAGCTAATTAGTTGGTCTGGACTTTTGGAGTTTCTGTGTGTTAAATTTCTGCTGGCGCCAGTTATTTTGGGAATATCTCCAAGGGCTGTAAAGGTTAGCAGCTAGCTTTTGTAAGAATTAGTGAACATAGGGCCAATTAGGTTTCTTCTTGGAGTTTACCTATTGCCTTGTACATATTAATCTGCTGGAAGTTCTGATGATCAATACCACGTTAGGATTTTTATGTTAATAGAGGGTATAATTCCTCACATGCCACTGGCTAAAACTTAAATCCCTGATATGCCATTAGACCCTACACGTCATAGACACACGATGGCATATCAGAGATTTATGAGTTTTACCGGTGGCATATAACGAATTGCCCCTTAATAGAGTGTAGGCGTGAGATTATGTTTTATTTACTTTGGTCTACTGTGAGTAGTGGCTATAACCAATGTAGCTGCTAGCTCGTAGTGTCTGTCATTATTTTGTTATCACTACTGAAAAAACTGTGCTAGATGAGTAGCGCTTTTATGCTCTTCCTTGAAGTGAAAAAGACAAATATGGGCCTGATTTGCAACAACCCAATACACTAGTGTCGGGGGTTAATCCTAGATAATAATTCCGGGGTGTACCGGACGACGGGCGCGTGATCAACGTCTTGAACGGGTGTGTATCTGTTAGAACTCAAGAATACTatgggttatccaggttcaagcctccTAAAGGATAACAGTtttacgtcatgtgtattttgttataagTGTTTTCTGAACCAGTTACGGATGAGATCCTCGCTCGTTATATACTAGACTAGAGAGAAGTAGAACTTACAAATGAGCCCAAAAACAGTAGCTCCATGCCTAGTTAAACATTTCACCCATGGGCTATTATAACGGACAGTGCAGGTACCCTCTTGCCCTGTTGACCCTATCATATCTGTCACGCGGTGCCAAGTCGGTCTGCAAAACCTTACTCTGTaatatttaatgctacgggatgggacactGCCCATCTGCACTGGCCACAACTTTGTTCGCTAAAGGAAGGTGCCTCGAGAAGGAAAACGTTTGAGTAGAGAtcaataaatgcgattagacAGGTTATATATGGACGTcccgcgaccagcccttgctggtcgcggGATCACAATAGtatatcgcaaggaggctggtcGTGCAAGTCTCGCGCTGGTCGAGCGATGGGTCAGGGTTCATAAAATACCCCCCGCCGGTCTTCATACCCCTCGTGGGGCCCGTTAGCCAGGACGCCCTCTTACTCGATACTCCGACAACTAGTAACAGTGCTGCTTTAGATTTCTGCAACTTAGTGATTGACAGTGCATGGAAATGCCACTCGTACTATAATGGAAAGGGCTGAAGAAAACCTGACATATTTGTTACAATGCTCAGCCGCAAGGGATTCTTCAAACTTGCTTGCCCATGAGGCTGCATTTGCACTTGGGCAAATGCAGGATGCTGAGGCTATCCCTGCATTGGAGGCAGTTCTCAAAGATCTTTCACTACATCCAATTGTCCGCCATGAGGTAGTTAATGAATTTAATGTTATATATGCTGCTTCTAGTGCTTTCCTATCCACCTTGATTAAGTGTATATGTTTATTGATTAGGCTGCTGAAGCTCTTGGAGCTATTGGCCTGGAAAAGAGTGTTCCCCTGTTGAAGGAGAGTTTAGCCGCTGATCCTGCTGTGGAGGTACAAGAAACTTGTGAGTTGGCACTAAGACGGATAGAAGAGCAGAATAAAGTGAGTGGTGCTGAGAGTACAACCATTTCACCATTTCTCTCTGTTGATCCAGCACTGCCTACAATGCATGGACTTTCAGTAGATCAACTAAGGTAACTCTTTCAAGGCAGTCTTACGTGTGTTCGTTCTATTTTATATGCATGCCTTGCTGTTACCAACATGGTGGATATTTTTCAGGGATCTTCTCCTCAATGAGCAAGAAACAATGTATGAACGTTATGCTGCTCTTTTTGCACTTAGGAATGATGGTGGAGATGCTGCTATTTCTGCTATTGTTGCAGCTCTCGGTGTCAAAAGTGCTCTTCTACGCCACGAGGTTTCCTCAAAATTTAGCTAATCCTTGTTTGCACCTTTCTCCACAATCATGAATCAGGCAACATGGAATATGTACTTTAAGTTATATCCAAATTCTGAAGGGAATTTGTTCTTTTGTCCTCTTGGTTTGTGGCTCTAGCTTATTATTTGGTATTAAGAATAGTTCTTTGGAACAGGGAAATTGTAGAGCTATGAATTAGATTAATCAATTGTAAGAAGCCTTGCAACctgagttttcttacaataccAGTTAATCGTGATGGGTTGTACCTGTCTTGTTATGCTTGAGAAAGAAAAGCTATCCAGTTCCACCTTCTCAATTTGCTAGTAATTAGTATCACCAATAAATCATTTCTGTAAGAAACTAATATTTTAGTGATGGAAATTTGGGGCGTCCCTTATtcgaaagaagaaaaagatctaAGAGATCAGGGTATGATTGGTGGCATGAAACTGCTTCAGATTTTGGAGTGTATGTGTCCAAATATAATGAGGTCATATTCACTTTATGAGCATTAATCAATTCAATGAGTTCCTCGAGTTAATTAATTCTTGTGGTGTCTTATCATTCCAACTCCTACTGTTTCTCAAATGTAATCCCATTGTTCTCTGTATTATTCTGCAGGTTGCTTATGTGTTAGGTCAGCTGCAAAATAAAGCTGCTTCGGATGCACTCTCTACTGTCCTGAAGAATGTCTGTGAGCATCCAATGGTCAGGCATGAAGCTGCTGAAGCCCTTGGCTCGATCGCAGGTGACTACAATACTGCGAGTTTTGGCAGACTGCCATTTACCATCTCCAGTCCATGCAGACATTTTTTTAGTTTCCTAATATTTTGGTCGTGCTGTTCTGTAGATCAAGAAAGCGTTGCACTTTTGGAGGAATTTGCGAAGGACCCTGAGCCAATAGTCTCTCAGAGCTGTGAAGTAGCTCTCAGTATGCTTGAGTATGAGAGGTCAGGGAAGTCCTTTGAGGTACTTGTCTAGATCGACACAAAGAACTATTCGTGATATCATATGTGCATATTTTCATGTGAATTTTAACCAGCGTACACTTTCCATTCAGTTTCTTTTTCTGCAGACTCCTCGTGCGTAGTAGGAGTCGTCTCGTTGCAGCTTCCTGTTCATCGATCACCCAATGTGAAGCGACTGAAAGCTTGGCTAACGTGATCACACTAGGCATATTTCCACGGGCTTTGATGATACGCTTGTCCTGATAgaatcctttttaaaaaaaataattactcGTAAGGGGTACGAGCGTGCAAACACCGTATTAGAGTAAATAAATGTATATGTTGGAGTTAccgaaaaaaaaacatatgttgGAGCTTAACAAATTGTGTGATGGCATGGATTTCCAATTGTTCACTTTTTCCTGCGCCTACAGAAACTTttgacagagagagagagagagcgaaaaACCAACCAAATCTTTTCTAGCATTCTGCCTCTAGCCATGGCTCATGTGCTGCTTTTCCGAGCTAGCTCCGACGTGGAATCTGGCGTGGCCGTTTGCGTCGCCTCCGGAGCCATTCTTGGAGACGCTCCGGCAACTTTAACAACATTGTTGTGGTCTGCTCCACGGCAACCATCCACATAATTATGCCGCTTGTAACTTGCCGGCGCTGCATAAGGACCACCAGGCATTATTTTTCACTCTCGGATCGATCTTCATCGCCTTAAGCATGGCTGATCTGCGAAGGAAGATATGAAGTGCGAGCTCTACTTGATCCTTGTGACCAAAAGATCCGGTAATATAAGCTGGTGTCAGATGGGTGGTCGGTGTGTCGTGTGACTGCGAAGGCAGGCTTCTCAGCTCACCATGCCCTGTGCGATAAGGTTGGTGATGACAGTGCATCCACATCTGAAAACAACACAAATACGTTACTGCCGCTGTACTGCATAGCGCATCTACAATCGCCAAAGCACCAACTGCTAAACAGCAATGCAAAGGAACATATGTTGTCAGATTCATGCTTTTGTTGGTGTTGTTTACAATTTTAGATGTCTGCAGATGACTAACATGGATGATGGGAAGTTGGGCACTGCTGCTTTCCTCCAGACGGGCCGAACCGATGACAATTTTGTTGGTCTTGTTAGATTTTAAAACAAGACGGGCCGAACCGATCCAGACGCGAGATTCGAGCTTATCTCCACGTTGCAACCGAAAACAAAATGAAAGCCCAACACGAAATTGTCAAGCAGATCGCACGGCATAAAATTTCCGGCAAATTTCGGTGCAGCCCAGCCCACTGGCCTTACTTGTTCGGCTCGGTTATCCCGCACGCCACGGGGTTAAAAAAAACGAAAAAACAAAAAGCAGAAGAAAAGCCACCGTCTGTCTCCCCATGTCTTGCAACGACCTCTTCGAAGGCCTGCCTCCGCCCGCCGCCGCTGGCCGAGATCGCGCGGCCTCCCCCTCGCCGCCCCCTCCGCCGTTGAAGCCCGAGCTGAAGAGCTCCCTCAAGCGCAACAAGCCCTCCCCCTCCGACACTGCTACCTCCTCCCCACCGTCGCCCCCGCGGCTCAAGGCCATGGTGACATCTCTGCTACATCGCTTCTTGTAATTTTTCAACCGGAtgctctgctgctgctactcCCGTTGCTTGGAATTGGAACCCCTTCTCGTTTACTTTGGATTTCAAATGCACGGTACATTAGGAAAATGACCGTAAGTGTTTGCTGCTGATATCGAATTACGTGTTTTCTTCATAGTAGGGTGGATTTCTAGGTCGGGATTAAAGAGCTCCCAATTCCCATATCCCAGAACAAGCTCAATCAGGGCACAACAGATTGCTTCAGTTGATGATGTTTGGATGGGTGTCTTGAGATTGGTTATTAAAGCAGCCAGAATAGCTTAGTGGAGCAAATTACTTGGACCATGGGAAACTAGGCACACAAGGAAGACCCAAAACAGATGAGATTCTTAGGCCTACTACTGCCCTAGGTCTCTCCTGTACGACTCAACTAGTAATAGCCTCCTCTCTTTTGTGCATCTGGATAACAACAGCCTATTCTCATTCTTTAGAATAACAACTGCGTAACCTGGAGTGGAATATGCTAACTTAATTCAACCAGAAGGTTCAGGACAGAGATGGGAATTTGCACCTGGTTTATATGAGTTATGTAGAGGTCCCTGTGTGCATTTTATCATTACCAATACCATACTTTGTTCACTGAATTTTTGGTGAGCAAATTACTCGGACCATGTGAAACTAGGCACACAAGGAAGGTCAACGACACATGCGATTCTTAGCCCTGCTACTGCCCTAGGGCTTCTGTAAGACTCAAGTAGTAATAACCTCACATTACATTTGCACCAGGATAATAACAGTCTTATATCATTCTTTAGAATAACAACGGTGTAACCTTGAGTAAAATACGCCTAACTTTGTTCAGTCAGAAGGTTCAGGACAATGATAGGAATTTGCACTCAGTTTATATGAGTTATGTAGAGATCCTTGTGTGAATTTTATGGTTACCAATACAAACTCAATTTTTTATGAGTTATTTTGCAAAAAGGCTCCTATTTATGATGCATTTCAAGTGAAGTAGGCTTCCTCGTTTCTATTTGGTGCTGGACATATTTGCATATTATGATGACAGTGTTGACCATTACATGATGACTGCCATGAGGTTACTTTTAACTCACATGTCTATCTGTAAGTGATTCTGCATCTTGGTTTCCATCCCAGTTCCATCAACTGTGCTAGCACCAAGTGCATAGCACTTTGCCTGTGGCATGTTTATGCACTAGAAGGAAAATTAGTCATGTCTCCACCCGCACAAAGATTGTGATTCTTCCTAGCTACCTTTACATACTGTTCTTGAGTGGGTACATGAAATGTCTGTAATATGTATGCTCTCGTCTCACAAATTGTTTGTGGTTGGACAAATAAACAAACTGGTTTTCCTTGGCACATGGTTATGTTCTATGATTCATATTTTCTTGCAGTTCCTGGGAAACGTCTTCGGTTCAGAACAACTGTTGATGCTTCAGAAACGCAAATAATTGAAGCCATGCTGAAGATAACTTCACACATAGGGAATCCTTTGAAATTCAGCAAGGCATCGAAACTAGCTCTGCCGCTTATTGAGGCTGGAAGTGTTAAGCCTGGGACAATCAATCATTTCTTTGCTATACTAGAGGCTGCAATGTCTTCACCAGGAGCATGTAATGATCCTTCTGTACGAGCTGATTACCACACACTATTCAGTGCTGCTCAGTGTGTAACAGAGGTGAAGTTTTTGTTGTCCctgaaaaaaatagtttttcagttATTTCTAGTCGGTAGTCACTATGTGATTTATTTACAATTTGTGATTAATGTGCAGTTGTTCGACCAACAACAGAAAATTCAATTCAGCGTATGGGTGCTGCATGCAGTGGTGTCTAATGACCTTTTTACTGATGACAGTTTTGTGGTGAGTATATTTTTCTGAAACACCCATGTTGCTTGTTTTCTCAATCCAATATTGATACTATAGTTGTATGTGGCCTCTGCTGTAATATGCAATCAGGCTAGCGACATCTTCCATAACACAATGCATCAACTGAGGGATACTTGATTGATATACTTGCTTTTATTTTGTAGTTCTCAAAGGCAGTAGGAAAGATCAAAGATGCCATCTCAGCCCTGCCAATGGCAACAGTagatgatgacaatgatgaaGCTGCAGCTGCAAGCAAAACTTGCACAACAGAGAATAAAGCAGATGATAGCGTGCCAACTGCAGCTTCCAACTCTGTGCCAAATGATAGCACAGATGCTGCCGGCTCCAACTCAAAAGAGGAATCCTCTGATCCTTTTGGTTTAGATGTTCTCCTTAACAGAAGTCAAAGAAATCTGAAAGAGCTCGAGAGAAGACAGTTGCAGCTCTGAACAAAAAAAACAGATGAGGAGGAATCAAAGAGATTTCTGAAGTCACAGCGAGAGGCTCTTTTGAAATGTCTAGAAATAGCTGCTCGGCACTACAGAATTCCATGGTGAGTTCTCTGATAAATCATCATGTGTTACGGTGGAAGTAAGCATTTGCTAGAATTTCCGTATTGTGTTAAACCCTCTCTTGCTTGTCAGGACACAAACCACCATTGACATGTTCGCCAAGCACGCCTACGACAATGTGAACCGGTTCACAAGGCAGCAGAGGGACGCAAACAAGAAGCTGTGGAATTCGATCAAGGAGCAGCAGATCCGACGGAAGCAGGGGAAGTCAGTGAGCGGCAAGCTTGATGTGAACGCTTTCGAGTACCTCCAGGAGAAGTACTCCCACGAGAAGATCAGCATTCGCCATGCTGTGGGCGGTGGGGGTGAACGGCGCGTGACGCAGTGGCTCGGTTAAATTGGCAAGCTCCTGTCTGTTCCTGCTTATCTCTGGTGTATCTTGATGATCTGCACAATCTTTCCCCAGCAAAAGAACTGTAAGATCCTAAGATCTGATTCAACAACGACGGCCTTCACATAATGCATTGGCTCCACAGACTTCAGCGTAAGGTGCGATCAATACTAACGATGCAACGGCCTCCTTGGTTTGCGTCAGTGACAAGCATGCGATTTATACTCCGTTTTTCGTGTATGAGTTGCCATATCGATTCTCATGGTCTCATCTATGTTGTAATGTTGTCACTGAATGTGAAACCTCTTATCTGGATGCATCCCCACGAGTTCCGTGGTTGATGGCAACCGTGTGCGCGTGCGCGTGTGGTCGTGCTGCACGATTCTTTGCGTCGTCTCCTCGTGACTTGCAAGCTTGAGTGTTGACAATGTGCGTTTACTTGTAAACGTGTGATGATATTGGTAAGGTATCAGTGTAGCAGCAATCTTCTTTATTAGAATAACCTGTATGATCCATAAGCTGCGTGTTTTTCCCTTGAACCTTCCATGGCCCGTTTCTGCGTGCTTCTCTTTTTTAGGCTCGTGGTACCTGCTGTTTGTGTAGTAAAGAAACCAGACTGAGGCTAAGTACCCCTTTTCCTGTCTGGTTCCCTTTGTACTAAGCAGAATGGTACAGTGACAGTTGAGACAGCAGTGCACTGCCGGTGAACAAAGCCCTCGTTTTTTGGCACAGCACCTGCAGTTTTCAGTCACTGATCATACGCTCATTTTCTGAGTCTTGGGAGCAATAACTGCTTCGCAAAAAACCAGTCAAACTGTCACGAGTGCAGACAACGAGACGGCCAGaacaagaggagaagagaggcaaGTTTTAAGCAAGTTTTAAGAGAGCAAGCTGAAGTGAACAAgacgagaagaagaagaggccaAAATAGATGGGATGAGTCAAAGCCGAGGATTAAGCAATCAAGCATGCATGGGCTTCGTCATCAATCAGATGAGCTCGAGGCCGGATAAATCCAGCGGCAGGTGGGTGTAGGAGGAGGAGTCCGTGCGTGCAAAGTGCGGCCGTTCGGCGCGAAATGCTTTGTTTATGCCACCAGGACGTACGTGCACAATCACCTGCATTTTTATATCCATACGCGGATTGCTCTTGCGCTTGCACGTTCCTGTCGTCTTAGAACATGAATGCCTACAACTAATCTTTTAAAACCGTGATCACCAGCTACTGCACATTTACTGCATTTTTCACGTACAAATTCAATGATTTCGTTCGCTAGATTTCTCATTACACATGATGTATCAGCTAGAGActatgtatatacacatacatgtgCTATTCTCGGTAGTTCAGTAGCTGCTCCCTGGTGTAGAATAGTCCCCGTACACATACATGGCAGGTTTATTCTGTGTATAGGCGAGCACTAAGATCAACCGAGCCAGCTTTTTACTACTCGTGCACTAGCTGAGTCTTCCTTGGGTTAACAAATCAAGAGAATCAATCTGTTGATACCACTTACACAGTTACACGTTCAACCCACCCATCAGAGCATGTATGCGgagatttttttgttgattcgaaTCGTTAAAATGTAATATCTCTAGAACTATAAATCCGATTTTCGATCCGTTTAAAGCATattgttgaaaaaatatatgcttaacaaaatgagatTCATGAAGGCTATATTTTAATGAAGTTTTAGATTGTTATATACTTACAATATAGTAGACATCCTGGTGGGCGCTAAGCCACTTTGTTATAGGTTTGGGGGAGGTGAAGGTTGGGGGTTACGGTTTGTGCTATACTATAGTTACAATTTGGGTTGTAGTTATAATTTAGAAACAGTCGAGTTACAATATACTGAACAACATAGTTATAACAtgatagacactctagttaagacaatatagttacaatatatTAGATACTCTAGTTACGATAATACATTATCGAGTGAGTACTAGTTACAACacggtag
This genomic interval carries:
- the LOC133920896 gene encoding deoxyhypusine hydroxylase-B-like, translating into MESPAMAASSTFEPSPDMERFLCERLLDAKQPIAERFRALFSLRNLRGDAPRCALLQAARDSSNLLAHEAAFALGQMQDAEAIPALEAVLKDLSLHPIVRHEAAEALGAIGLEKSVPLLKESLAADPAVEVQETCELALRRIEEQNKVSGAESTTISPFLSVDPALPTMHGLSVDQLRDLLLNEQETMYERYAALFALRNDGGDAAISAIVAALGVKSALLRHEVAYVLGQLQNKAASDALSTVLKNVCEHPMVRHEAAEALGSIADQESVALLEEFAKDPEPIVSQSCEVALSMLEYERSGKSFEFLFLQTPRA